Below is a genomic region from Brassica oleracea var. oleracea cultivar TO1000 chromosome C9, BOL, whole genome shotgun sequence.
AAAACATAATTCACTGTAGTCGATCTTCCCATGCCTTTTGAGGCCATTGTAGGGCTCCCCTAGTTATACCAGATGAGGGCAGTTCCCTCAGTTTATCACCAATACGTGAAGTTTATGTCTCCAACCGGAGAAAAGACCATACTCGGAAGCCAGAAAAAAGCTCGAGCCTGCTACATGTCCGAGTTCCGAAAAATGCCATAGAAGGAGGAGAATATCCCACTCGCACGCGACCTCTCGGTCAAATATCAAAACGTTTGCATGGTCCGCGGCAGACATGCCAGAAATCGATATCAATATCGCTTCCCACGACCTAAACGTCGATCCCACATTTAAACCCATCAAACAGAAGCAAAGGAAGTTAGGTCCCGAGCGAGCCAAAGCCGTGAATGATGAAGTGGATAAGCTCCTGAAAATCGGCTCCATTCGCGAAGTTCAATACCCCGACTGGCTCGCAAATCCAGTCGTGGTTAAAAAGAAGAACGGAAAATGGAGAGTATGTATCGACTTCACCGACCTCAACAAAGCATGCCCGAAAGACAGATTTCCATTACCGCAAATCGACCGGCTAGTAGAAGCCATAGCCGGACATGAACTACTCTCCTTCATGGACGCATTCTCAGGCTATAATCAAATCCTCATGAATCCCTAAGACCAGGAAAAAACGAGCTTCATTACGGAGCGAGGAACATACTGCTATAAAGTGATGCCATTCGGATTAAAGAATGCTGGAGCCACTTACCAAATATTAGTAAAAAAGATGTTCTCCAAGCAACTTGGGGAAACAATGGAAGTTTACATAGACGACATGCTAGTAAAGTCATCGAAAGCAAGCAACCATGTTTCCCAGTTACAAGAATGTTTCAACATCCTCAACAATTTCGGAATGAAACTAAACCCAACCAAATGTACATTCGGAGTAGCCTCTGGGGAGTTCCTCGGCTACTTGGTAACCGAAAGAGAAATCGAAGCCAACCCAAAGCAGATTGTAGCACTCGTCGATACCTTACCCCCAAGATCGGTCCGAGAAGTACAGCGTCTCACTGGGAAAATAGCCGCATTAAACCGTTTTATATCCAGATCGACTGATAGATGCCTTCCTTTCTACAAATTGTTGAAAGGAAATAAGAAATTCGAATGGAACATCGAATGCGATTCTGCCCTAAAAGAACTCAAGGCGTACATCAGCGAACCGCCCGTGTTGTCTAAACCGATTGTAGGAGAAACCCTCTTCCTATCTCGCGACCTACGAACATGCGGTGAGCGGAGTCCTGATCCGCGAAGAAAACGGAGAACATAAACCAATATATTACGTGAGTAGGTCGCTAGTTGACGCCGAAACCAGATATCCCGTAATGGAGAAACTCGCACTAGCGGTAGTAACCGCCGCCAGAAAACTGATACCCTATTTCCAGTCTCATTCGATCATAGTCATGACGTCACAACCCGTCGAACAATACTCCATAGTCCAAGCCAATCCGACAGGCTCGCAAAATGGGCAATCGAGCTCAGCGAATATGACATAGAATATAAACCACGAACGAGCTCGAAAGCACAAGTACTAGCAGATTTCATCATCGAGCTCGTCCCAAAGGAGGACAGCTCGAGCTCGAATACTAAATGGAGATTACATGTCGATGGGGCATCATCGAAACAAGGATCCAGAATTGGAATACAGCTCGAATCCCCGTCGGGAGAAATGATCGAACAATCATTTTGCCTAGGGTTCAGCGCTTCGAACAACGAAGCTGAATACAAATCCCTGATCGCGGGACTACGGCTCGCAAGAAGCGTTGGTGCCCGAGAAATCAGCGCCTTCAGCGACTCGCAATTAGTCACAAGCCAATTCCACGGAGAATACGAAGCAAAAAACGAAAGAATGGAAGCATACATTTCAGTCCTGCAAGAAATCACTCAGCAGTTCGACAAGTTCGAACTAACGAAAATCCCAAGGGGAGATAATACATCAGCGGATGCGCTGGCCGCGCTGGCTTCAACTTCCAATCCGGTGGTGAAAAGAATAATACCAGTAGAAGGGATAGATAAACCAAGCATAAATCTCCCACGAAAGGAAATCGATCTTCCGAAAAACAATCCCCCGCGCGTTGGTGCAATCACTACGCGAAGTGGGGCACGAAGAGAAAGCCAGGGTCTCGACAACGTAAACGGCAACGAGCCCGACAGTCAATCGGCCCCGAGCACATCGCGCGTCAGGACCAGAAGAACAGCGACCACCACAGCTATCCCGGAAGAGGCCGTCCATGAAACCAGCAACGAGGCACACGAAGCCTTCAAGAAGGAGTTAGAAGCCAGGCCAGATTGGAGAATCCCAATATTTAAATATATAAAGGACGGCAAGCTTCCCGCCGAGAGATGGGAAGCTCGAAAAATAAAAGCCCGGAGTTCGCGTTATTGTATCATGGAGGAAAGACTGTACATAAGAAGTCTAGACGAGTCCTATCTATTAGGTGTATCCCCTAAGGACGCGTTCACAATCCTGAAACAAACTCACGGGGGAGCGTGCGGAAGCCACTCCGGGGGACGATCCCTAGCAATCAGGATAAAGAAACTAGGCTACTTCTGGCCAACAAACGCCGATGACAGCGAGCAATTCGCGTTGAAATACTGGTGAATACTGGTGAATACATGTCCATTTTTCATAAATAAAGGCTATATGTCTAGATAATACTGGTGAATACATGTCCCAAGCGTTTAAATGATTATGGTATGTCCATGGGGGTAAGTGTGGACAATTCTGTGATACATGTCCATACCAAGAACGGCTTGGCCGAAATCTTTTAAAACGCAAATAACTGATTGATAGACCAAAACTTATGAGGTCAAAACTCCCATTCACAGCTTGGGCCACACGAAATTTACATGCACCTAATATAATACGCATCAGGCCATTTAGTGAGCATAGATATCCCCTATCACAATTATTAACGGGTCAAGAGCCAGACATACCCCATCATAAGACATTTGGATGTGCTGTCTATGTACTAATTGCTCCACCACAGAGAACTAAGATGGGACCTCAAAAGAAGGATGAAGATATATGTTGGATATGATTCTCCCACAATAATAAAGTACTTTGAGCCAACTATGGGTGATTATATTTGAGGCCAGGTACACGGATTATTTTAAGACCAGGAGGAGAAAAAAAAATAAAGCTGGTAAAAGAATGGTAAAAGAAATAGAATGGAATCAACCATCAATTTCTTGGCAAGATCCTCGGACTAAAGAATGTGAAATAGACGTCCAAAGATTATACATTTACAAAGCTAGCTAATCAAATGCCAGACACATTTGCTGACCCGAAAAAGAATGACTAAGTCATATATAAACCAGCTTGTAAAGCACCAACGAATTTGATGTCCAAGAAGAGACACAGTCAAGTTGCTACAGAGTCTAGACAANNNNNNNNNNNNNNNNNNNNNNNNNNNNNNNNNNNNNNNNNNNNNNNNNNNNNNNNNNNNNNNNNNNNNNNNNNNNNNNNNNNNNNNNNNNNNNNNNNNNNNNNNNNNNNNNNNNNNNNNNNNNNNNNNNNNNNNNNNNNNNNNNNNNNNNNNNNNNNNNNNNNNNNNNNNNNNNNNNNNNNNNNNNNNNNNNNNNNNNNNNNNNNNNNNNNNNNNNNNNNNNNNNNNNNNNNNNNNNNNNNNNNNNNNNNNNNNNNNNNNNNNNNNNNNNNNNNNNNNNNNNNNNNNNNNNNNNNNNNNNNNNNNNNNNNNNNNNNNNNNNNNNNNNNNNNNNNNNNNNNNNNNNNNNNNNNNNNNNNNNNNNNNNNNNNNNNNNNNNNNNNNNNNNNNNNNNNNNNNNNNNNNNNNNNNNNNNNNNNNNNNNNNNNNNNNNNNNNNNNNNNNNNNNNNNNNNNNNNNNNNNNNNNNNNNNNNNNNNNNNNNNNNNNNNNNNNNNNNNNNNNNNNNNNNNNNNNNNNNNNNNNNNNNNNNNNNNNNNNNNNNNNNNNNNNNNNNNNNNNNNNNNNNNNNNNNNNNNNNNNNNNNNNNNNNNNNNNNNNNNNNNNNNNNNNNNNNNNNNNNNNNNNNNNNNNNNNNNNNNNNNNNNNNNNNNNNNNNNNNNNNNNNNNNNNNNNNNNNNNNNNNNNNNNNNNNNNNNNNNNNNNNNNNNNNNNNNNNNNNNNNNNNNNNNNNNNNNNNNNNNNNNNNNNNNNNNNNNNNNNNNNNNNNNNNNNNNNNNNNNNNNNNNNNNNNNNNNNNNNNNNNNNNNNNNNNNNNNNNNNNNNNNNNNNNNNNNNNNNNNNNNNNNNNNNNNNNNNNNNNNNNNNNNNNNNNNNNNNNNNNNNNNNNNNNNNNNNNNNNNNNNNNNNNNNNNNNNNNNNNNNNNNNNNNNNNNNNNNNNNNNNNNNNNNNNNNNNNNNNNNNNNNNNNNNNNNNNNNNNNNNNNNNNNNNNNNNNNNNNNNNNNNNNNNNNNNNNNNNNNNNNNNNNNNNNNNNNNNNNNNNNNNNNNNNNNNNNNNNNNNNNNNNNNNNNNNNNNNNNNNNNNNNNNNNNNNNNNNNNNNNNNNNNNNNNNNNNNNNNNNNNNNNNNNNNNNNNNNNNNNNNNNNNNNNNNNNNNNNNNNNNNNNNNN
It encodes:
- the LOC106314869 gene encoding uncharacterized protein LOC106314869, whose protein sequence is MEVYIDDMLVKSSKASNHVSQLQECFNILNNFGMKLNPTKCTFGVASGEFLGYLVTEREIEANPKQIVALVDTLPPRSVREVQRLTGKIAALNRFISRSTDRCLPFYKLLKGNKKFEWNIECDSALKELKAYISEPPVLSKPIISRNGETRTSGSNRRQKTDTLFPVSFDHSHDVTTRRTILHSPSQSDRLAKWAIELSEYDIEYKPRTSSKAQVLADFIIELVPKEDSSSSNTKWRLHVDGASSKQGSRIGIQLESPSGEMIEQSFCLGFSASNNEAEYKSLIAGLRLARSVGAREISAFSDSQLVTSQFHGEYEAKNERMEAYISVLQEITQQFDKFELTKIPRGDNTSADALAALASTSNPVVKRIIPVEGIDKPSINLPRKEIDLPKNNPPRVGAITTRSGARRESQGLDNVNGNEPDSQSAPSTSRVRTRRTATTTAIPEEAVHETSNEAHEAFKKELEARPDWRIPIFKYIKDGKLPAERWEARKIKARSSRYCIMEERLYIRSLDESYLLGVSPKDAFTILKQTHGGACGSHSGGRSLAIRIKKLGYFWPTNADDSEQFALKYW